Proteins encoded by one window of Deltaproteobacteria bacterium:
- a CDS encoding YajQ family cyclic di-GMP-binding protein, which yields MPSFDVVSVVDMQEVDNAVNQAIKEIGQRYDFKGTKTEVTLDKDGIKVLTDDDYRLKAVVDVLQSKFVKRGVSLKALQYGKVEPASGGLVRQVISIQQGISTEKGKEIVAIIKQTKLKVQSQIQDEQVRVTGKNTDDLQEVIGLLKGKDLGVEMQFVNRRP from the coding sequence ATGCCATCGTTCGACGTCGTATCGGTCGTGGACATGCAGGAGGTCGACAACGCGGTCAACCAGGCGATCAAGGAGATCGGACAGCGGTACGACTTCAAGGGGACGAAGACCGAGGTCACGCTGGACAAGGACGGCATCAAGGTGCTGACCGACGACGACTATCGGCTGAAGGCGGTCGTCGACGTCCTCCAGTCGAAGTTCGTGAAGCGCGGGGTCTCCCTCAAGGCCCTCCAGTACGGGAAGGTGGAGCCCGCCTCCGGAGGGCTCGTACGCCAGGTCATCTCCATCCAGCAGGGGATCTCCACGGAGAAGGGGAAGGAGATCGTCGCCATCATCAAGCAGACGAAGCTGAAGGTCCAGTCCCAGATTCAGGACGAGCAGGTCCGCGTGACCGGGAAGAACACCGACGACCTCCAGGAAGTCATCGGGCTGCTGAAGGGGAAGGACCTCGGCGTGGAGATGCAGTTCGTCAACCGCCGCCCGTAG
- a CDS encoding chorismate mutase, with protein MEIGEIRKRVDLLDDVLLRIFNERARLALEIGRRKKDEGLPVYDPSREKRIFARMKGDNPGPLDDGAILRLFERIVDESRRLERIKSQGEGPEKC; from the coding sequence GTGGAGATCGGCGAGATAAGGAAGCGTGTCGACCTGCTGGACGACGTTCTGCTTCGCATCTTCAACGAGAGGGCGCGGCTGGCCCTCGAGATCGGGCGACGGAAGAAGGACGAGGGGCTTCCGGTCTACGACCCGTCCCGGGAGAAGCGGATCTTCGCGCGGATGAAGGGGGACAATCCCGGGCCGCTGGACGACGGGGCCATCCTTCGGCTGTTCGAGCGGATCGTGGACGAGTCGCGGCGGCTGGAACGGATCAAGTCCCAGGGGGAAGGACCGGAGAAATGTTGA